In Microbacterium enclense, the DNA window CGTCGCCCTGATGCAGCACGCCCGCACCGGGGCGTTCCAAGTCGAGCGCGTCGACCTCGAGCCCGACACCTGGCGGTCCTTCGTCACCAGGCCCGGCATGGCCGGGATCCTCAAGCCCGACCTCTACGTCCACCTTGCCACCCCGGACTACGACGACCACTGGTACCTCGAGATCGACCTCGGCACCGAAAGCATCCCCGTGCTGCTCGCCAAGTGCCGCACCTACGCCGCCTACAAGGCCACCGGCCGCGCGCAGGCCGAACACGGGGTGTTCCCGCGTGTGCTCTGGATCCTGCCCACGGCCGCCCGCACAGCCCGCCTGCGCGCCGCCATCCACGCCACTGCGGACCTCGATGGCCGGCTCTTCGCCTGCACCACCTCGGACGGGCTGCTGGGCGTCCTGGCAGACCCAGACGGCTCCGCGGCATCAACAACAGACACCCAAGAGAGGAGGAACCCATGACCCCCGAACTACCGCCCCCGCCAGAACGCGAGCCGTCGTACTCCAACGGCAACGCCCGCTTCGGCCCCGAGTCGGCGGCGTCGGTAGAACGGTCGCTGTCCGCCCTGCGCGACCCCGACGACGCGCTGCGCATCCTCCAAGGGGTGAAGGAGAACGGTGCCGCTTTCGCCGCCTTCCTCCTGCTCGCCGACACCAACCTGGCCGATCCGGAGATCATCGACCGGTTCCACGAAAGCTACGCCGATGCCTGGGAGTACTTTGCCCAGTTCCGACACGACGTCCTCGAAGGACTCGGCTGGCTGCATGCGCTGGAGAAGGTGATGAGCGAGCAGGGCATCCCTGATGACCACCTCACCTGGAACCACGCCGCCATCGATAAGCAGATCCTCGACACCTACGACATCGTCCACCTCGATGGCTGGTGGCACGTCTTCAACAAGTAGCGAGCACGATTTTTCCCCAGATCAACGAAGACAAAAGCACAACGCCAAACATCTCGACTTAAGAGGTGAAGTGAGCGTAAATCAAGGAGCTACGTCCGCCCAGAAGGCGGGCAGAAAGGAGGAACCATGACCATCAACTCGTCAACGCATCCAGCCGTGGTCGAGTCAATGAGCGACGGGCAGGCAGTCATCGATGTCGAGCAGTTCGCTCATTCGCCACAGGTGCTTCGCGGTCGGCAAGCTACTGATCCGGCCCACGACGGCAACCCTGACGACAAGAGGACTCGCGCCGTCATCTATCTCCGCGTGAGTAGTAAGAAGCAAGTCGACACTGACTACGACCCAGAAGGAATCTCGCTCCCTGCCCAACGCCTCGCCTGCGAGAAGAAGGCTGAGCAGATGGGGCTCCAGATCGTCGATGAGTACGTTGACGCGGGCTTCTCTGGTACTGACGTCGCAGGGCGGCCGCAGTTCCAGGACATGCTTGAGCGGATTCGAGCGAAACGCAACGTCGACTACGTCATCGTCTATAAACTCTCGCGACTCCACCGGAACCGCTACGACGAAGCGTTCACCATGATGCAGCTCCAGCAGCGGGGAGTCACGCTCGTCTCAGCAACAGAGAGCATCGACGGAAGTCCTGTGGGCCAGCTCATGCAGGGCATCCTCTCCGCGTTCAATCAGTATCGTTCGGCCGAGGACGGCGCGGACATCGCATACAAGCTCGGCGAGAAGGCGAAGAAGGGCGGCACCGTCTTCATGGCGCCGCTCGGTTACATCAACACCGGTGAGCGGATCCAAGACCGTGAGGTTCGGGTGGTCAAGCCTGACCCGGACCGGGCTCATCTGGTGAGGCTGGCGTTTGAGCTGTACGCGACGGGCGCGTATAGCATCCCAGCGCTCTCAGATGAGCTTTACCTTCGCGGGCTGAAGACGCGCGCCTCGGCGCGCTGGCCGTCCAAGCAGCTCTCCGACAATCAGCTACTTCGACTCCTCCAAGACCCGTACTATCTGGGCTTCACGCGGTTCAAGGGCAACATCTACCCCGGCCGCCATGACCCGCTCGTTGATGGAGATCTGTTCGGCCGTGTTCAGGAAGTCATCTCTGTTCGTGCCACGGGCGAGCGGCAGCGCATTCATCACCACTACTTGAAGAGCACGCTCTACTGCGGCAACTGCCACTCAACAGATGATGCGCACGGACGGATCATCGTGGCTCACGTGAACGGGCGCGGCGGAACGTACGACTACTTCTTCTGTCGCCGGAGTCAGGACAAGCTTTGCGACGCACCGTACATGCAAATGGCCCGTGTCGAAGACGCCGTTGAACGGTACTGGGACCAGCTGCGGGTGAGCCCGGGATTCATCGCTGCGGCTCGTGTGGGACTCCGTAAGACTGTCGAGAAGGGGCAGGCGGCGGCACGCTCGCTGCACGCGCAGTTGACGGAGAATCTGCGCAAGCTCGATCAGCAGGAAGAGAACCTGTTGGACCTGGCCGCCGATGGCATGCTTCCACGAGAGACGATCCAGAAGCGGATGAACGCCATCCTGCGAAACCGAGCCGCGATGAGCGCACGCCTCGAGAAGACGGAGCAAAAGTTGGCAGTCGTCGTGGACTACCTGGACGCGGCGCTGTCGCTTCTCGAGCGCCCGGGCGAGTTGTATGCGAATGCGACGGATGAGCAGCGGCGCATGCTGAATCAGGCGGTCTTCTCGCGCATCTACGTATACGCGGATGAGATCACGGACGTCGAGTTCAACGAGCCGTTCGACATGCTGATAGCGGCGGGGGAGTTGTACGAGAGCCCAACGAAAACCGCCCCTGAGAACAGGGGCGGGGATGTATCTGCCGAGGCAGCGAGTCTCGTAAACATCGCTCTTGGTGATATTTCGAGTAACGCTGACGTGGTGGGCCCGGAGGGGCTCGAACCCTCGACCCGCGGATTAAAAGTCCGATGCTCTGCCAACTGAGCTACAGGCCCTCGACGTCCAGCCTAGCGGGCGCGGCGGGCGCGTCGCGCTCATCGGCGGGAGCGGGCGACGATCCAGAACAGGTAGGCGCCGCCGACCGCGGCGGTGACGAGGCCGACCGGGATCTGTAGGGGTGAGAGGGCGCGCTGCGCGATCACGTCGGCCACCACCAGAACGGTGGCGCCGGTCAGAGCCGAGCCCACGATGGGGATGCCACTCGTCCCCAGCGCGCGGTGGGCGAGTTGCGGGGCGGCGAGGGCGATGAAGCCGATGGGGCCAGC includes these proteins:
- a CDS encoding replication-relaxation family protein, with translation MTMRLPRTGAGPSRLVVLRTELSVRDEEILTFLNRHRYAATTHLRDVFFADHATLTAGTRACIRVLHRLMHNRLIARLERRVGGTARGSAATIWYLDAAGERLTRPEGARRRRFASVSTPFLAHTMAVTDTHVALMQHARTGAFQVERVDLEPDTWRSFVTRPGMAGILKPDLYVHLATPDYDDHWYLEIDLGTESIPVLLAKCRTYAAYKATGRAQAEHGVFPRVLWILPTAARTARLRAAIHATADLDGRLFACTTSDGLLGVLADPDGSAASTTDTQERRNP